From the Lysobacter sp. FW306-1B-D06B genome, one window contains:
- a CDS encoding pseudouridine synthase: MARVLSKQGLCSRAEAARWIQAGRVEIDGRIVRDPEFPIVQNGGQRIVVDGRELDAPRRVYLMLNKPRGLVTTTQDERGRDTVYRCFDGAGLPWLAPVGRLDKASEGLLLFSNDPAWAARITDPDSGPLKTYHVQVNAVPDAALLSALMEGAIADGEHLRAASARLLRAGERNAWLEIVLDEGRNRQIRRLLAAFDIDVLRLVRVAIGPLALGELPKGGWRELAADEVRTLFSNVDVKD, translated from the coding sequence CTGGCGCGCGTGTTGTCGAAGCAGGGACTGTGTTCGCGTGCGGAGGCCGCGCGCTGGATCCAGGCCGGTCGCGTCGAGATCGACGGACGCATCGTGCGCGATCCCGAGTTCCCCATCGTCCAGAACGGCGGCCAACGCATCGTCGTGGACGGCCGCGAGCTGGATGCGCCGCGGCGCGTCTACCTCATGCTCAACAAGCCGCGCGGCCTGGTAACAACGACACAGGACGAACGCGGGCGCGACACCGTCTATCGCTGCTTCGACGGTGCCGGGCTGCCGTGGCTCGCGCCGGTGGGCCGCCTGGACAAGGCCAGCGAAGGCCTGCTGCTGTTCAGTAACGATCCCGCTTGGGCCGCGCGCATCACCGACCCGGACAGCGGGCCGCTCAAGACCTACCACGTGCAGGTGAACGCCGTGCCGGACGCGGCACTCCTTTCTGCGCTGATGGAAGGCGCCATCGCCGACGGCGAGCATTTGCGGGCCGCGTCGGCGCGGCTGCTGCGCGCAGGCGAACGCAATGCGTGGCTGGAGATCGTCCTCGACGAAGGCCGCAACCGGCAGATCCGTCGATTGCTCGCTGCCTTCGATATCGACGTGTTGCGGCTGGTGCGCGTGGCGATCGGTCCGCTCGCGCTGGGCGAGCTTCCCAAGGGCGGCTGGCGCGAACTCGCTGCCGATGAGGTCAGGACGCTATTCAGCAATGTCGATGTGAAGGATTGA
- the kbl gene encoding glycine C-acetyltransferase yields MTTDASPTARYAQELDSIRDAGLFKFERIITSPQSAEITLEDGRTVLNFCANNYLGLADHPDVIKAAKDALDTHGFGMASVRFICGTQDLHKQLEKTIADFFGTQDTILYAACFDANGGLFEPLLDENDAIISDALNHASIIDGVRLCKAKRYRYANCDMADLEKQLQQAKADGARTILITSDGVFSMDGFIAPLDEITALASRYGALVHIDECHATGFLGKTGRGSAEVKGVMDKIDIFTGTLGKAMGGALGGFTTASSEVVELLRQRSRPYLFSNSLPPHVVAAGIKAFEMLSAAGELRERLVENTAYFRDEMTKAGFDIKPGVHPISPVMLYDAPLAQKFAARLLEEGIYAIGFFFPVVPKGQARIRTQMSAAHTREHLDRAIAAFIKIGRELGVIKG; encoded by the coding sequence CCGCTACGCGCAGGAACTGGATTCGATCCGCGACGCCGGCCTGTTCAAGTTCGAACGCATCATCACCTCACCGCAGTCGGCGGAGATCACGCTGGAAGACGGCCGCACGGTGCTGAACTTCTGCGCCAACAACTACCTGGGGCTGGCCGATCACCCTGATGTCATCAAGGCGGCGAAGGACGCGCTGGACACGCACGGCTTCGGCATGGCGTCGGTGCGATTCATCTGCGGCACGCAGGACCTGCATAAGCAACTGGAGAAGACCATCGCGGACTTCTTCGGCACGCAGGACACCATCCTCTACGCCGCCTGCTTCGACGCGAACGGCGGCCTGTTCGAGCCGTTGCTGGACGAGAACGACGCGATCATCTCCGACGCGCTCAACCACGCTTCGATCATCGACGGCGTGCGCCTGTGCAAGGCCAAGCGCTACCGCTACGCCAACTGCGACATGGCCGACCTGGAGAAGCAGCTGCAGCAGGCCAAGGCCGACGGCGCGCGCACGATCCTGATCACCAGCGACGGCGTGTTCTCGATGGACGGCTTCATCGCGCCGCTGGACGAGATCACCGCGCTGGCATCGAGGTACGGCGCGCTCGTGCACATCGACGAATGCCACGCCACCGGCTTCCTCGGCAAGACCGGTCGCGGCTCTGCCGAAGTGAAGGGCGTGATGGACAAGATCGACATCTTCACCGGCACGCTGGGCAAGGCGATGGGCGGCGCGCTGGGCGGTTTCACCACTGCGTCGAGCGAAGTCGTCGAGCTGCTTCGCCAGCGCTCGCGCCCGTACCTGTTCTCCAACTCGCTGCCGCCGCACGTGGTGGCCGCGGGCATCAAGGCCTTCGAGATGCTGTCCGCCGCGGGCGAACTGCGCGAACGCCTGGTCGAGAACACCGCCTACTTCCGGGACGAGATGACGAAGGCCGGCTTCGACATCAAGCCCGGCGTGCATCCGATCAGCCCGGTGATGCTGTACGACGCGCCGCTGGCGCAGAAGTTCGCCGCGCGTCTGCTGGAAGAAGGGATCTACGCGATCGGCTTCTTCTTCCCCGTGGTGCCCAAGGGCCAGGCGCGGATTCGCACGCAGATGTCGGCCGCGCACACGCGCGAACACCTGGACCGTGCGATCGCGGCGTTCATCAAGATCGGCCGCGAGCTGGGCGTGATCAAGGGCTGA